One window from the genome of Sesamum indicum cultivar Zhongzhi No. 13 linkage group LG15, S_indicum_v1.0, whole genome shotgun sequence encodes:
- the LOC105177220 gene encoding plant cysteine oxidase 2 isoform X2, which produces MQMGIEQSGRGGKGKVSNESKKGKRRQRKLSPVQRLYEICKEVFADCGPGIVPSPEKVEKLAALLDGITQVDVGLRPSMPFFSSERAPVITYLHLHECDKFSIGIFCLPPTSVIPLHNHPGMTVFSKLLFGTMHIKSYDWSDEVDKNADGTMANGYPDGLRLAKLKVNSEFTAPCGPSILYPADGGNMHCFTARTACAVLDVLGPPYCDPEGRHCQYYYDYPFGSFSVENVSVLAEGEEGYAWLKEREKPEDLSVVGVPYSGPKIARK; this is translated from the exons atgcaaaTGGGGATTGAGCAAAGCGGGAGGGGTGGGAAAGGTAAGGTGAGTAATGAGTCGAAGAAGGGCAAGCGGAGACAGAGGAAATTGTCTCCAGTTCAGAGGCTGTATGAGATTTGCAAGGAAGTGTTTGCTGATTGTGGCCCTGGCATTGTTCCATCCCCTGAAAAAGTAGAAAAGCTTGCTGCTCTTTTGG ATGGGATAACTCAAGTGGATGTCGGCCTACGGCCGAGTATGCCGTTTTTCAGCAGTGAGCGAGCCCCTGTCATAACGTATCTGCACCTCCATGAGTGTGACAAATTCTCA ATTGGAATTTTCTGCTTGCCCCCAACAAGTGTCATTCCACTTCATAACCATCCTGGAATGACAGTTTTCAGTAAGCTTCTCTTTGGTACAATGCATATCAAGTCCTATGACTGGTCAGATGAGGTGGATAAGAATGCCGACGGCACAATGGCAAATG GTTATCCAGATGGACTACGGCTGGCCAAGCTTAAGGTCAATTCCGAGTTCACAGCCCCTTGTGGACCTTCCATTCTCTATCCGGCTGATGGTGGAAACATGCACTGCTTCACTGCCAGGACGGCCTGTGCTGTGCTGGATGTGCTTGGCCCTCCATACTGTGATCCTGAGGGTCGCCATTGTCAGTACTATTATGATTACCCGTTTGGCAGTTTTTCAG TTGAAAATGTGTCGGTTCTGGCGGAAGGAGAGGAGGGGTATGCATGGCTGAAGGAAAGGGAAAAACCTGAAGACTTGTCGGTAGTCGGAGTGCCGTACAGTGGACCAAAGATAGCAAGAAAATGA
- the LOC105177220 gene encoding plant cysteine oxidase 2 isoform X1 gives MQMGIEQSGRGGKGKVSNESKKGKRRQRKLSPVQRLYEICKEVFADCGPGIVPSPEKVEKLAALLDGITQVDVGLRPSMPFFSSERAPVITYLHLHECDKFSIGIFCLPPTSVIPLHNHPGMTVFSKLLFGTMHIKSYDWSDEVDKNADGTMANGIDPKSYPDGLRLAKLKVNSEFTAPCGPSILYPADGGNMHCFTARTACAVLDVLGPPYCDPEGRHCQYYYDYPFGSFSVENVSVLAEGEEGYAWLKEREKPEDLSVVGVPYSGPKIARK, from the exons atgcaaaTGGGGATTGAGCAAAGCGGGAGGGGTGGGAAAGGTAAGGTGAGTAATGAGTCGAAGAAGGGCAAGCGGAGACAGAGGAAATTGTCTCCAGTTCAGAGGCTGTATGAGATTTGCAAGGAAGTGTTTGCTGATTGTGGCCCTGGCATTGTTCCATCCCCTGAAAAAGTAGAAAAGCTTGCTGCTCTTTTGG ATGGGATAACTCAAGTGGATGTCGGCCTACGGCCGAGTATGCCGTTTTTCAGCAGTGAGCGAGCCCCTGTCATAACGTATCTGCACCTCCATGAGTGTGACAAATTCTCA ATTGGAATTTTCTGCTTGCCCCCAACAAGTGTCATTCCACTTCATAACCATCCTGGAATGACAGTTTTCAGTAAGCTTCTCTTTGGTACAATGCATATCAAGTCCTATGACTGGTCAGATGAGGTGGATAAGAATGCCGACGGCACAATGGCAAATGGTATAGATCCAAAAA GTTATCCAGATGGACTACGGCTGGCCAAGCTTAAGGTCAATTCCGAGTTCACAGCCCCTTGTGGACCTTCCATTCTCTATCCGGCTGATGGTGGAAACATGCACTGCTTCACTGCCAGGACGGCCTGTGCTGTGCTGGATGTGCTTGGCCCTCCATACTGTGATCCTGAGGGTCGCCATTGTCAGTACTATTATGATTACCCGTTTGGCAGTTTTTCAG TTGAAAATGTGTCGGTTCTGGCGGAAGGAGAGGAGGGGTATGCATGGCTGAAGGAAAGGGAAAAACCTGAAGACTTGTCGGTAGTCGGAGTGCCGTACAGTGGACCAAAGATAGCAAGAAAATGA
- the LOC105177220 gene encoding plant cysteine oxidase 2 isoform X3 — protein MLYAMEDKLKFPSDGITQVDVGLRPSMPFFSSERAPVITYLHLHECDKFSIGIFCLPPTSVIPLHNHPGMTVFSKLLFGTMHIKSYDWSDEVDKNADGTMANGIDPKSYPDGLRLAKLKVNSEFTAPCGPSILYPADGGNMHCFTARTACAVLDVLGPPYCDPEGRHCQYYYDYPFGSFSVENVSVLAEGEEGYAWLKEREKPEDLSVVGVPYSGPKIARK, from the exons ATGTTATATGCCATGGAAGATAAGTTGAAATTTCCATCTG ATGGGATAACTCAAGTGGATGTCGGCCTACGGCCGAGTATGCCGTTTTTCAGCAGTGAGCGAGCCCCTGTCATAACGTATCTGCACCTCCATGAGTGTGACAAATTCTCA ATTGGAATTTTCTGCTTGCCCCCAACAAGTGTCATTCCACTTCATAACCATCCTGGAATGACAGTTTTCAGTAAGCTTCTCTTTGGTACAATGCATATCAAGTCCTATGACTGGTCAGATGAGGTGGATAAGAATGCCGACGGCACAATGGCAAATGGTATAGATCCAAAAA GTTATCCAGATGGACTACGGCTGGCCAAGCTTAAGGTCAATTCCGAGTTCACAGCCCCTTGTGGACCTTCCATTCTCTATCCGGCTGATGGTGGAAACATGCACTGCTTCACTGCCAGGACGGCCTGTGCTGTGCTGGATGTGCTTGGCCCTCCATACTGTGATCCTGAGGGTCGCCATTGTCAGTACTATTATGATTACCCGTTTGGCAGTTTTTCAG TTGAAAATGTGTCGGTTCTGGCGGAAGGAGAGGAGGGGTATGCATGGCTGAAGGAAAGGGAAAAACCTGAAGACTTGTCGGTAGTCGGAGTGCCGTACAGTGGACCAAAGATAGCAAGAAAATGA
- the LOC105177346 gene encoding probable WRKY transcription factor 72: protein MGDVMGCKVSDDERINMNGTCKSSEDVIKGDDEIESTETELRGVREENLRLKNLLQQIGKDYKALEMRFVDIFQQESKKNGSPIIVAPAEDDQEQELVSLRLGTSVEPKKEDVHVASGSSSSCCKVICENGELKLGMDYSLGRLETDDGSMAFRKNPGPDNCSFTGKKEEDKAGEKWPPGNGLKTQRSGDDELSQTSVKRARVCVRARCDTPTMNDGCQWRKYGQKIAKGNPCPRAYYRCTVSPTCPVRKQVQRCAEDMSILITTYEGTHNHPLPMSATAMASTTSAAASMLLSGSSTSQPSATAAPSTHLYGPPTFYPFDNSRTQPYFLPNSSSAPFPTITLDLTTNPATTQGGFGLYSSTSRLNPRVPTTNLSFSSVDSNMGSTTVWGSGGSSYGTFPYNKDHHFLLPGKPAQELKFQSYFEMFNHASSQQALTETLTKVITSDPSFRSVIAAAISSMAANGGTGKLNNYEKGENLG, encoded by the exons ATGGGAGATGTGATGGGATGTAAAGTAAGTGATGACGAAAGGATAAACATGAATGGAACCTGCAAAAGCAGTGAAGATGTTATTAAG GGAGATGATGAAATCGAATCGACTGAGACAGAACTGAGAGGAGTCAGAGAAGAAAACTTGAGACTGAAAAACCTGCTGCAACAAATAGGGAAGGATTACAAGGCGCTGGAAATGCGATTCGTCGATATTTTCCAGCAAGAGTCCAAGAAAAACGGAAGCCCGATTATCGTTGCACCTGCTGAGGATGATCAAGAACAAGAACTCGTATCTCTTCGCCTCGGAACAAGTGTTGAGCCCAAAAAGGAAGATGTTCATGTTGCAAGTGGTAGCAGTAGCAGCTGCTGCAAAGTTATCTGTGAAAATGGTGAACTTAAGCTTGGAATGGACTACAGCCTTGGACGGCTGGAAACTGATGATGGCTCCATGGCTTTCAGAAAGAATCCAGGCCCTGATAATTGTAGCTTCACAGGTAAAAAGGAAGAGGATAAGGCAGGAGAAAAATGGCCACCGGGTAATGGTTTGAAGACGCAGAGAAGTGGGGATGATGAACTCTCTCAGACAAGCGTGAAGAGAGCAAGAGTTTGTGTAAGAGCAAGATGCGATACCCCAACG ATGAATGATGGGTGCCAGTGGAGAAAATACGGGCAGAAAATTGCAAAGGGAAATCCCTGTCCGCGGGCTTATTATCGCTGCACAGTTTCTCCAACATGCCCCGTCAGGAAACAG GTGCAACGATGTGCGGAAGACATGTCTATCTTGATCACAACCTACGAAGGCACTCACAACCACCCACTACCCATGTCGGCCACCGCCATGGCTTCCACTACCTCCGCAGCAGCTTCCATGCTCCTCTCTGGCTCCTCCACTTCCCAGCCATCGGCCACCGCAGCTCCAAGCACCCATCTTTACGGACCACCAACTTTCTATCCTTTTGATAACTCCAGAACTCAACCTTATTTCTTGCCCAACTCTTCATCAGCTCCCTTCCCCACAATAACTCTAGATCTGACCACCAATCCTGCAACCACACAAGGTGGCTTTGGCCTGTATTCCTCGACATCTCGACTGAATCCTAGAGTTCCTACGACAAACCTAAGCTTTTCTTCAGTGGATTCTAACATGGGATCAACGACGGTTTGGGGCAGCGGAGGGTCTTCTTATGGGACATTTCCCTATAACAAAGATCACCATTTTTTGCTGCCCGGAAAACCAGCCCAAGAACTGAAGTTCCAATCCTACTTTGAAATGTTTAACCACGCTTCCTCCCAACAGGCTCTAACAGAAACGTTGACCAAGGTAATCACATCTGATCCGAGCTTTCGATCAGTAATAGCAGCCGCAATCTCATCAATGGCTGCTAATGGAGGTACTGGAAAACTGAACAATTATGAGAAGGGGGAAAATCTTGGCTGA
- the LOC105177222 gene encoding translation factor GUF1 homolog, mitochondrial, with the protein MSSLYKASKTIRSRGIPFNLFSSYYIPRKFDSTPYLNSYLCWTQCAFFGSHFREDPSIDLSQYPPDKIRNFSIIAHVDHGKSTLADRLLELTGTIRKGHGQPQYLDKLQVERERGITVKAQTATMFHQHNFLGTDTKFLLNLIDTPGHVDFNYEVSRSLAACQGVLLVVDAAQGVQAQTVANFYLAFEANLTIIPVINKIDQPTADPDRVKEQLKSIFDLDPKEALLTSAKTGQGLEQVLPAVIERIPPPPGDSSSPLRMLLLDSYYDEYKGVICHVAVVDGAMRKGEKISSAATGQSYEVLDVGIMHPELTQTGVLLTGQVGYVVSGMRSTKEARVGDTLYHTRSTVKALPGFKPVKHMVFAGLYPADGSDFEALSHAIERLTCNDASVSVTKESSTALGLGFRCGFLGLLHMDVFHQRLEQEHGAHVISTVPTVPYIFEYSDGSKVHIQNPAMLPSNPKQRVTACWEPTVIATIIIPSEYVGSIITLCSERRGEQLEYSFIDSQRALMKYRLPLREIVVDFYNELKSITSGYASFDYEESDYQASDLVKLDILLNGQPVDAMATIVHRLKAQRVGRELVEKLKKFIDRQMFEITIQAAIGSKVIARETISAMRKNVLAKCYGGDVTRKRKLLEKQKEGKKRMKRVGSVDIPQEAFHELLKGS; encoded by the exons ATGTCTTCTTTATACAAAGCCTCAAAAACCATACGATCACGTGGAATCCCTTTCAATCTTTTCTCAAGTTATTATATACCCAGAAAATTTGATTCAACCCCATATTTGAATTCATACTTGTGTTGGACTCAATGTGCTTTCTTCGGGTCGCATTTTAGGGAAGACCCTAGCATAGATTTGAGTCAATACCCTCCCGACAAAATTCGCAATTTTTCGATTATTGCCCATGTTGACCACGGCAAGTCAACCCTCGCCGACCGTCTTTTGGAGCTCACTGGGACTATTAGGAAAGGCCACGGGCAACCTCAGTACTTGGATAAATTGCag GTTGAAAGAGAGCGGGGAATAACTGTTAAGGCTCAGACAGCCACTATGTTTCATCAGCACAATTTCCTTGGTACTGACACAAAATTCTTGCTGAACCTGATTGACACACCTGGACATGTGGATTTTAACTATGAAGTGTCAAGATCTCTGGCAGCTTGCCAGGGTGTCCTTCTTGTTGTTGACGCAGCTCAAGGTGTCCAGGCACAAACAGTTGCAAACTTCTATCTTGCTTTTGAAGCAAACCTCACTATAATTCCTGTCATTAACAAAATTGATCAGCCAACAGCTGACCCAGATCGTGTGAAAGAACAGCTGAAATCTATTTTTGATCTTGATCCAAAGGAAGCTCTGTTAACATCAGCGAAGACAGGTCAAGGTCTCGAGCAGGTCCTTCCTGCTGTGATAGAGCGAATACCACCTCCTCCTGGGGATAGTAGCTCACCTTTACGCATGCTTTTGCTGGATTCTTACTATGATGAATATAAAGGAGTTATCTGCCATGTGGCGGTTGTTGATGGGGCTATGCGGAAGGGTGAAAAGATTTCTTCTGCTGCAACTGGTCAATCTTATGAAGTTTTAGATGTTGGAATCATGCACCCAGAACTGACTCAGACTGGAGTCCTTTTAACTGGGCAAGTGGGATATGTTGTCAGCGGGATGCGGTCGACTAAAGAGGCACGTGTTGGAGATACCCTTTATCATACTCGAAGCACTGTAAAGGCCCTTCCAG GTTTCAAGCCGGTAAAACATATGGTATTTGCTGGTCTATATCCAGCTGACGGATCTGATTTTGAAGCACTTAGTCATGCCATTGAAAGACTCACTTGCAATGATGCCAGTGTATCTGTTACGAAGGAGAGTAGCACAGCACTTGGCTTGGGGTTCAG ATGTGGTTTCTTGGGCTTGCTCCATATGGATGTTTTCCATCAACGACTTGAACAG GAGCATGGAGCTCATGTGATTTCCACCGTTCCTACTGTGCCATATATTTTTGAGTATTCAGATGGGAG TAAAGTACATATTCAGAACCCTGCTATGCTGCCTTCAAATCCTAAACAACGAGTAACAGCTTGTTGGGAACCTACTGTAATAGCAACTATTATAATTCCTAGTGA GTACGTTGGCTCCATTATTACCCTTTGTTCGGAACGGCGAGGCGAGCAGTTGGAGTACTCATTCATTGACAG TCAAAGAGCTCTCATGAAGTACCGGTTACCACTGAGGGAAATTGTTGTTGACTTTTACAATGAACTAAAGAGTATAACTTCAGGATATGCATCTTTTGATTATGAGGAATCAGA CTACCAGGCCTCTGACTTAGTGAAACTTGATATTCTATTAAATGGACAACCTGTTGATGCTATGGCGACGATAGTTCATAGACTGAAGGCACAACGTGTTGGTCGTGAACTTGTGGAGAAGCTGAAGAAGTTTATAGACAG GCAAATGTTTGAGATAACCATACAAGCAGCTATTGGATCGAAGGTCATCGCCAGGGAGAC GATTTCTGCTATGAGGAAAAATGTCCTTGCCAAATGTTACGGAGGGGATGTTACTAGGAAAAGGAAATTGCtggaaaagcaaaaagaagGCAAGAAGCGCATGAAACGTGTTGGGTCTGTCGACATACCCCAGGAGGCCTTCCATGAGCTATTGAAGGGTTCTTGA
- the LOC105177223 gene encoding protein IQ-DOMAIN 31-like yields the protein MGKSAGKWIKTVLFGKKHSKSNLSRNVVPDKKNSPKTPLEDQAGKSPVISDTFQLTESGVETLQVEKGTSPCDSIASSPVHPGVDSQSKDAFPPVDDAENRRQDQAATKAQAAFRGYLARRAFRALKGIIRLQALIRGHLVRRQAVATLRCMQAVVKFQALARGRKVRLSGAEPQVLKKYNMGEQDAKQVDIGAKSFFGSQKLATNTFVCKLVATLPTAMPLSLQYELAEPNSAWNWLERWSTSHFWAPPARTNKMIKAKPQKKQGGGQIVEPEIGKSKRTIRKASTVANSENGALPSSEMDKLKRNPRKVANSQTELVQEQPQNELERVKRSLRKVSASGAAAPEKSGTETENPQPVQSVETVTNSATADVLEQEIVISSENPCVSDVGVGKMELLESPSKTATEEPVDLPHDNYPVAETHSSENGVKMDSNLTLNDELSCKEEQCGKENNKVRKRRSLPAKQEYPENISQNSPSVPSYMAATESAKAKLRAQGSTKLGEDGAEYGYTRRHSLPASTNSKLNSLSPRVQKPVQANGKGISKTNRSVTSSKDDKVLQPGWRR from the exons ATGGGGAAGTCTGCTGGAAAATGGATCAAGACTGTACTCTTTGGAAAGAAGCAttctaaatctaatttatcCAGA AATGTTGTCCCTGATAAGAAGAATTCTCCGAAGACACCACTAGAGGATCAAGCTGGAAAGTCCCCTGTAATATCAGACACATTTCAGTTAACTGAGAGTGGTGTGGAGACCTTGCAAGTTGAGAAGGGAACCTCTCCATGTGATAGTATTGCTTCATCTCCTGTACATCCAGGTGTAGATTCACAAAGTAAAGATGCTTTTCCTCCAGTAGATGATGCTGAGAATAGAAGACAAGATCAAGCTGCCACAAAAGCACAAGCAGCCTTTAGGGGCTACTTG GCTCGTCGCGCTTTTCGTGCTCTCAAGGGTATCATAAGGCTACAAGCTCTTATTCGTGGACATCTGGTCAGGAGACAAGCTGTTGCCACTTTGCGGTGCATGCAAGCAGTTGTTAAATTCCAGGCACTGGCTCGTGGACGAAAGGTTAGACTCTCAGGTGCTGAGCCTCAAGTGCTAAAAAAGTACAATATGGGAGAACAG GATGCTAAACAGGTGGACATTGGAGCAAAGTCATTTTTCGGGTCACAAAAACTAGCAACAAACACCTTTGTCTGCAAG CTTGTTGCCACATTGCCAACTGCTATGCCCCTGAGTCTTCAATATGAACTGGCTGAACCAAATTCAGCCTGGAACTGGCTTGAGCGTTGGTCAACATCTCACTTTTGGGCACCACCTGCGCGGACCAACAAAATGATAAAGGCAAAGCCTCAAAAAAAGCAAGGTGGTGGACAAATTGTTGAGCCTGAAATTGGAAAATCAAAAAGGACTATCCGAAAGGCTTCAACTGTGGCAAACAGCGAAAATGGTGCTTTACCTTCTTCTGAAATGGATAAACTTAAACGCAACCCCAGGAAAGTTGCAAATAGTCAGACAGAGTTGGTCCAAGAGCAACCCCAGAATGAACTTGAGAGGGTCAAACGCAGCTTGAGAAAGGTTTCAGCGTCTGGAGCGGCAGCTCCTGAGAAATCAGGGACAGAAACTGAGAATCCACAGCCAGTTCAGAGTGTAGAAACAGTAACGAATTCTGCAACTGCTGATGTCTTGGAGCAGGAAATTGTGATTTCTTCTGAAAATCCATGTGTTTCAGATGTTGGGGTTGGTAAAATGGAATTGCTTGAATCTCCTTCCAAGACAGCAACGGAAGAGCCAGTTGATCTGCCACATGATAACTATCCAGTTGCTGAGACTCATTCCTCAGAGAATGGTGTGAAGATGGATTCTAATCTGACGTTGAATGATGAATTGAGCTGTAAGGAAGAACAATGTGGCAAAGAGAATAATAAAGTCCGGAAAAGGAGATCGCTTCCTGCTAAGCAGGAGTATCCTGAAAATATCTCACAGAATTCCCCAAGCGTGCCAAGTTATATGGCAGCCACTGAATCAGCAAAGGCCAAGCTTAGAGCTCAAGGATCTACTAAACTTGGTGAAGATGGGGCTGAATACGGCTACACCCGT CGCCATTCTCTCCCAGCCTCTACCAACAGCAAACTGAACTCACTGTCACCTAGGGTACAAAAGCCTGTCCAAGCTAATGGCAAGGGAATCAGCAAAACTAACAGATCAGTAACATCCTCTAAAGATG ATAAAGTGCTTCAGCCTGGGTGGAGGAGATGA
- the LOC105177224 gene encoding uncharacterized protein LOC105177224, with protein sequence MENNRTYSLSILLFVSIFCLLKRAMSSAPGPEMQNYLTGNWLNHGGDIYNRRYAEGETRISPSTVSQLRLKWKFYAGNDITATPAIFGGIVYFPSWNGYIYAVRAADGSLVWKQNLQVLTGLNATISFTNDTTLVSRATPTVADDKLIIAIYGPAYVIAVKRATGELLWKRQLDKHPAAVITMSGTYYMKAFYVGVSSLEETYNIEDCCTFRGSFAKLDVQTGAILWQTYMIPDNNGKKGGYAGAALWGSSPSIDVGRNHVYIATGNLYSAPESVEECQERQNNQTVPTHPDDCIEPDIHFDSMLALDLKSGKIKWYRQLGGYDVWFFACRNPSTPNCPPGPNPDADFGEAPMVLSININGTKLDIVVAVQKSGFAWALDRNNGNIVWSTEAGPGGTLGGGTWGAATDNRRVYTNIANSNQQNFTLAPSKNVTTGGGWVAMDPGTGRILWSTAVPYNATTNPVSIANGVLFAGSTYRTGPVYAINAASGEILWSYETGASVYGGLSASKGCIYVGHGYRVMPALTAGTSLFAFCMN encoded by the exons ATGGAAAACAATCGTACTTACAGCTTAAGCATTCTCCTCTTCgtttcaatattttgtctACTCAAACGTGCTATGTCCAGCGCACCT GGGCCTGAAATGCAGAACTATCTTACTGGAAATTGGTTAAACCATGGTGGTGATATTTACAACCGTAGATACGCTGAAGGAGAAACCAGGATTAGCCCTTCAACTGTTTCCCAGTTGCGTCTCAAATGGAAGTTCTATGCCGGGAACGACATAACTGCAACACCAGCGATCTTTGGTGGGATTGTTTATTTTCCAAGCTGGAATGGATACATTTATGCCGTGAGAGCAGCCGATGGCTCCCTAGTGTGGAAACAGAACTTGCAAGTGTTAACTGGCCTTAATGCAACCATATCATTCACAAACGATACCACGCTTGTCTCCAGAGCAACTCCAACTGTTGCTGATGATAAGCTAATCATAGCAATTTATGGACCAGCTTATGTTATTGCTGTTAAACGGGCAACAGGAGAACTTCTTTGGAAGAGACAGCTTGACAAGCATCCAGCCGCTGTTATTACCATGTCCGGAACGTATTACATGAA AGCTTTTTACGTGGGAGTATCTTCACTAGAAGAAACTTACAACATTGAGGACTGCTGTACGTTCCGCGGGAGCTTTGCCAAGTTGGATGTCCAAACAGGGGCCATTTTATGGCAAACATATATGATTCCCGACAACAATGGGAAGAAAGGAGGATATGCTGGAGCAGCACTGTGGGGAAGCAGCCCCTCGATTGACGTAGGGAGAAACCACGTATACATTGCCACCGGGAACCTCTACTCTGCACCTGAGAGTGTAGAAGAATGTCAGGAAAGGCAAAATAATCAGACAGTTCCGACCCATCCGGATGATTGCATCGAACCTGATATCCATTTCGACTCTATGCTAGCTTTGGACTTGAAATCTGGGAAGATCAAGTGGTATAGACAGCTAGGAGGATATGATGTATGGTTCTTTGCCTGCAGAAATCCCTCCACCCCCAACTGTCCTCCTGGCCCCAACCCAGATGCTGATTTTGGTGAGGCACCAATGGTGCTGAGCATAAACATAAATGGAACTAAACTAGACATTGTTGTGGCTGTCCAGAAAAGTGGATTCGCTTGGGCGCTGGATAGGAACAATGGGAACATAGTCTGGTCCACT GAGGCTGGTCCAGGAGGCACTCTAGGAGGAGGCACATGGGGAGCAGCCACAGACAACAGGAGAGTCTACACCAACATTGCCAATAGTAATCAGCAGAATTTCACTCTTGCCCCGTCCAAGAATGTCACAACTGGAGGGGGCTGGGTTGCAATGGATCCTGGAACTGGCAGAATCTTGTGGTCAACTGCAGTTCCTTACAATGCCACGACCAATCCAGTGAGTATTGCCAACGGCGTGCTCTTTGCAGGCTCAACGTATAGAACAGGACCTGTATACGCAATCAATGCTGCATCTGGTGAAATACTGTGGTCGTATGAGACAGGGGCCTCTGTATACGGTGGCTTATCAGCGAGCAAGGGATGCATATACGTGGGGCATGGATACCGTGTAATGCCTGCCCTCACTGCAGGAACCTCCCTCTTCGCCTTCTGCATGAACTGA
- the LOC105177225 gene encoding aldose 1-epimerase, whose translation MSKISILFCFIILAFGIFANGSENGLGIYEIKKGDFSVKVTNYGARIVSVVLPDKNGKLADVVLGYDTIKEYMNDTCYFGAIVGRVANRIGGAKFTLNGTLYKLDANEGNNTLHGGKKGFSEVAWKVTKHVKYGRSPYITLSYHSVDGEEGFPGDVLASVTYALIEPYKLSVTMKAKALDKATPVSLAQHSYWNLGGHNSGNTLSDELQLFASHITLVDDKLIPTGKIVPVKSTPYDFLEPHVIKGPIKRLPKGSKGYDINYVVDGPKGQKMKPVAIVYNKKSGRIMKLSANAPGVQLYTGNYINDVKGKGGYVYQSHAALCLETQGFPDSVNHPNFPSEIVNPGKTYEHCMLFTFSTKK comes from the exons ATGTCCAAAATTTCGATATTGTTCTGTTTCATTATTTTGGCATTTGGGATTTTTGCCAATGGTTCAGAAAATGGGCTTGGGATATATGAGATCAAGAAAGGTGATTTCTCTGTAAAGGTCACCAACTATGGTGCAAGAATTGTGTCTGTTGTTCTTCCTGATAAGAATG gaAAGTTAGCTGACGTTGTTCTTGGTTATGATACAATCAAAGAGTACATG AATGATACCTGTTACTTTGGGGCCATTGTTGGACGGGTCGCTAACCGCATTGGTGGTGCTAAGTTTACTCTTAATGGAACTCTCTATAAACTTGACGCTAATGAGGGAAATAACACACTCCATg GTGGTAAAAAAGGTTTCAGCGAAGTGGCTTGGAAAGTGACAAAGCACGTCAAATATGGTCGATCTCCTTACATTACCTTATCGTACCACAGTGTTGATGGCGAAGAAG GGTTTCCTGGTGATGTTCTGGCCTCGGTGACATATGCTCTTATTGAACCATACAAATTGAGTGTAACAATGAAGGCAAAAGCTTTGGACAAGGCCACTCCTGTGAGCCTTGCCCAACACAGCTACTGGAACCTTGGTGGCCATAACAGTGGGAATACTTTGTCCGATGAGCTGCAGTTATTTGCTTCACACATCACACTGGTGGATGACAAACTCATCCCCACCGGTAAAATCGTCCCTGTCAAGTCCACACCTTACGATTTTCTTGAACCCCATGTAATAAAAGGCCCCATAAAACGACTTCCCAAGGGCTCTAAGGGTTACGATATAAATTATGTGGTTGATGGTCCAAAAGGGCAAAAGATGAAGCCAGTAGCTATAGTTTATAATAAGAAGTCTGGAAGAATAATGAAGTTATCGGCGAATGCTCCTGGGGTGCAGTTGTACACCGGTAACTACATCAATGACGTGAAGGGAAAAGGTGGATATGTTTATCAATCTCATGCAGCCTTGTGTTTGGAGACTCAAGGGTTCCCGGATTCTGTGAATCACCCCAATTTCCCTTCAGAAATTGTTAATCCAGGAAAGACTTATGAACACTGTATGCTGTTTACATTTTCCACGAAGAAATGA